GTGTTAGGTCCACGGTCATTGTCGAATATCCGCTTGTGGTCCTGCGCAGGCGGGAAAGTTACGCTGTGGTCGCCGTCGGTCAGAACAAGGACGGAAATCTCCTCCCCTTCCAATAGCTCCTCTACAACGATATTTGAGCCGGATTCGCCGTAAACCTTTTCGACCATCATCTCTTCCGCTGCTCGAAGCGCCTCTTCACGGCTATGGCATACCGCAACACCCTTGCCAAGAGCGGGTCCCGAAGCCTTAACGACAAGGAACCCGTCGCTAGCCTTGATGTATGCCTTCGCATCTTGAGCCGAATCGAACTTCACGTACCGGGCCGTAGGCACTCCATATCGAGCCATGAACCCCTTTGCGAAAGTCTTTTCCTTCTCGAGCATTGCAGCCTTTTTAGATGGTCCGAAAACGAGAAACCCTTTATCGGTTAGCGCGTCGGATACGCCTGCATAAAGAGGCGCCTCAGGCCCTACGACAATGAGGTCGGGCTTCTGCGTTTCAGCGAGAGAAAGCACTGCCTGAGCGTCCGATGGGTCAATCTTGATGTTGGTTCCCAGCCTGGATGTTCCTGCATTGCCAGGAAGAAAAAAAATGTCTTTTACCTTTTTTGATTGGGCAAGCTTCCAACCAAGGGCGTGTTCCCTTCCGCCTGAGCCGAGCACAAAGACCTTCATGCTTAGAATATATCGCTTATGACCCGGAAGTCAATCTAATCGCTGAGTTCAAAGAGTGATGTCTGCCAGTAGTGCTTGCCGGTTCCGCCGTCAAGCCTCTCCGTGTATCTCGTTTGTCTGACTGCGCCCTTTCCCTTAATACGTTCAATCCTGATGCTGTCATAGAACGACCCTTCCCTTGAGCCTTCCACGTAAGAAATCAGAAGCGTGTCACTAATATACGTCACATTGTAAGAGGATTTATGCCAGGTCGAGAATGCCTTTGAACCGGAATCGGGATAAAGCATGGACATAAAATAAACGAGTGAGAACAAGGAATCGTCTTTGACGGATGCGGTATCTCCAATATCCCAGAAGGTATCCGATAGGACCCAGTACAAACGTCCTTTATCTGTAAAAGTATCCTTGACGGAGATGGTGAGAGTCTCGGTCTGCAATACAGAAGTGTCGTATACTGGACCCGGCATAATCAGCTCTCCTGCCGCGTATGAATATTCATAAGCAAAGCCCATCCCAAGCTCGAAGGGAAAGTAGGTTTCTATAAGCCTGTAGCCAACGATGCGTCTGGTTTTTGAGGGAGCGCTTGCTGGCTGACCGGCGGAGAACGCCTGAACGCGCCAGTAATACGTAGCGGGAGAAAGACTGTCCGGAAGCGACAGGGAGGTTGACGAGATTGACGTATCGATAAGGATTTCGCGAAAATCGGCGTAGCGCGACAGGGAAAAGCTGTAGGACTGGGCTCCGGGATAAGGTTTCCAGCTGAATATAGGAACATTTGTGCTGTCGGGCGGCGCCGGCGTGAGGATTTGGATTCCTTCTTTGGTTATGAATTCAGCCGGAGCACTTGGAGCGCTTTCATCGCCCTGAGCGCTCCTTGCGCTTACCCTCCAGTAGTACTTAGATCCCAGTTCGAGCGTATCGGCTAACACGAAGGTCGTATCGCTGAAGACGACTGTATCAATCGCTTCATTGAAATTCTGGCTCTTGGATATCTCGATGCGGTACGACCTCGCATCGGCGACCGATTCCCAAACGAATTCGGGAGTCGGGGAGAAAACGACCGCCCCCCCTTTTGGAGAGACCGGAACCGGCGCAACTAAGGTGGAGCAGCTTAGAGCGATGAGCGAAATAGACGTCAGTATCTTGGTTATTCGGAATAATTTCACACTTACCTCCATAAGCTTATAGCATAGTGAAGGAATCCCTCGTGTCAAGCATGATTCTTTATTCCTCAAGAAGGCCTTCGAGCTGTTCCTGAAGCCTTTCGAGTTCAAGCCTCAGGGCCCGGTGCCTGGACGTAACCTCTACCAGCCTGTTCTTATCGGAGTAAAGCTTTTGCTCGCTCATCTCCTTTTCGAGATTCTTTATCTCCTTCTCTCTTGATTCAATCTCGGCAAACGTGCGATTTACCTCCTCCTCACGCATCCTTGCTTCCTTTGCCCTTGTTTTCTTATCGAGGGATTCCCTGGGCTCAGGCAGTTTCTTTCCTGATTCCTTTTTTGGCTCCTTAGACGCCTTCTTTACGGGTTGCGGCGACGGTGTTCTTGCGGAGGAGGCCTTTTCGTTCTCTCTCCAGTGCTCGAACTCGGTCCAGTTCCCGAGATGGAGTCTTGCCCTGCCCTGACCTATCTCGACGACCTTGTTTGCGATGCGGTCGATGAGAAAGCGGTCGTGCGAGGAGAAAACTACCGTTCCGGGGTACTGGCGCACAGCATCCTCTAGCACGTCGCGCGAGGCAAGATCGAGATGGTTGGTGGGCTCGTCCAGCAGGAGGAGGTTGGACGGCGAGAGAAGGATGCGCGCGAGGGCGAGCCGTGACTTTTCGCCGCCGGAGAGCACGGCCACCTTCTTTTCCGTATCGTCTCCCGAGAAGAGGAACGCGCCTGCAAGACCCCGCAGAACCGGCGTTGTTTCCCAAGGCGCTGCGTCCTCGAGCTCCTCAAGCACCGTTTTTGAGGGATCAAGCCGCTCCTCCACTATCTGGGTGTAGAAGGCTGACTGAAGCTTTGAGGAGCGCCAGACCTCTCCCGAAGAAGCGTCGAGTTCGCCCGCGATTATTCGCAAAAGCGTGGTCTTTCCCTCGCCGTTCGCGCCCACGAGTGCGATACGGTCCCCGGGTTCCACAGCAAGATTGACGTCTGCGAACACCTCGTGTTCGCCGAATCTCTTTGACACTCCTTCGAGAGCCATCACCCTTCCTGAGATTTTTTCCGACTGAGGGAAGCGGATGGATATAGTCTTCTGGTTTCCGGGCAGCTCCTCTACATCAGGAAGACGCTCAAGCATCTTCTTGCGGCTGCGAACGAGCGCGGCCTTCTTTGGATAACCCCTGAACTTGTCGATAAAGCGTTGAAGGTGTTCGCGGGTTTCGGAGACC
This region of bacterium genomic DNA includes:
- a CDS encoding ATP-binding cassette domain-containing protein — protein: MILLKDAGVWFGARALFSEANLVIGERARIGLVGANGTGKTTLFRLLVGERSPDEGSIEMPKNLRIGYLPQEEVVLGSESVFDEAVKAFDHIHEIRLAMHELEAKMQDTSLAPRELEKILSRYSRLQEEYAQDGYTFESRTEEILEGLGFHKNDFNRPCREFSGGYQMRIALARMLLEEPDLLLLDEPTNHLDLPSIEWLEEFIKGFRGALVISSHDRFFLDRVVDNIWDVFNRRITSYKGNYSAFTGQKEFYREQVERQREKVSETREHLQRFIDKFRGYPKKAALVRSRKKMLERLPDVEELPGNQKTISIRFPQSEKISGRVMALEGVSKRFGEHEVFADVNLAVEPGDRIALVGANGEGKTTLLRIIAGELDASSGEVWRSSKLQSAFYTQIVEERLDPSKTVLEELEDAAPWETTPVLRGLAGAFLFSGDDTEKKVAVLSGGEKSRLALARILLSPSNLLLLDEPTNHLDLASRDVLEDAVRQYPGTVVFSSHDRFLIDRIANKVVEIGQGRARLHLGNWTEFEHWRENEKASSARTPSPQPVKKASKEPKKESGKKLPEPRESLDKKTRAKEARMREEEVNRTFAEIESREKEIKNLEKEMSEQKLYSDKNRLVEVTSRHRALRLELERLQEQLEGLLEE
- the purD gene encoding phosphoribosylamine--glycine ligase, translated to MKVFVLGSGGREHALGWKLAQSKKVKDIFFLPGNAGTSRLGTNIKIDPSDAQAVLSLAETQKPDLIVVGPEAPLYAGVSDALTDKGFLVFGPSKKAAMLEKEKTFAKGFMARYGVPTARYVKFDSAQDAKAYIKASDGFLVVKASGPALGKGVAVCHSREEALRAAEEMMVEKVYGESGSNIVVEELLEGEEISVLVLTDGDHSVTFPPAQDHKRIFDNDRGPNTGGMGAYAPAPVADSDVLIDIEQRIIAPTLKALKEEGIQYRGVLYFGLMLTKDGPKVLEFNCRFGDPETQPLMMLMDEDIVPLLVDTANGNLGESRPVKVRKGCSLCVVAAASGYPGAYKKGDRIRLDVKEDRDFAVFHAGTSQSYGETITSGGRVLGVTGFSGSVREAKEKVYAPLLEGRISFDGIYFRRDIGDKGIRRLDESF